The following are encoded in a window of Torulaspora globosa chromosome 4, complete sequence genomic DNA:
- a CDS encoding uncharacterized protein (ancestral locus Anc_3.484), translated as MAIAFLASCLYQENAALGMIMALLRKLLDVLSVRHKIVQVSRRTSKKNRRHRAQRVTRYDLLKAHYQVV; from the coding sequence ATGGCGATTGCGTTTCTTGCATCTTGTTTATACCAAGAAAATGCTGCGCTTGGAATGATAATGGCATTGCTaagaaagctgctggatgTTTTATCAGTGCGACATAAAATTGTACAGGTCAGTAGAAGGACCAGCAAAAAAAATCGGCGGCATAGGGCCCAGAGGGTTACGAGATATGATTTACTGAAGGCTCACTATCAAGTTGTGTGA
- the ASN2 gene encoding asparagine synthase (glutamine-hydrolyzing) 2 (ancestral locus Anc_3.483), with amino-acid sequence MCGIFAAYKHQDVQTFKPKALQLARRIRHRGPDWSGNVIKNTTILAHERLAIVGLDSGAQPITSPCGNYTLCVNGEIYNHIKIREEFSEYPFATLSDCEPIIPLYQKYDIDTPKYLDGMFAWCLYDAKQDRIVAARDPIGITTLYMGRNSLSPKTVYFASELKCLTDDCDNIIAFPPGHVYDSKTDKITRYFTPDWLDEQRIPSEPLNYKQIRESLEKAVRKRLMAEVPYGVLLSGGLDSSLIASIAARETEKANNEIDVQAYDSEAKHLAGIDDSGHLRSAGWSRLHSFAIGLPNAPDLQAARKVAKFIGSIHHEHTFTLQEGLDALDDVIYHLETYDVTTIRASTPMFLLSRKIKAQGVKMVLSGEGSDEIFGGYLYFAQAPNASEFHTESVKRVKNLHLADCLRANKSTMAWGLEARVPFLDKDFLQLCMNIDPKEKMINKESGRIEKYILRKAFDTTDEPEVKPYLPEEILWRQKEQFSDGVGYSWIDGLKDTAERVISDEIFAAPKSSWGDDVPTTKEAFWYRLKFDALFPQKTAADTVMRWVPKADWGCAEDPSGRYAKIHDQHVEN; translated from the coding sequence ATGTGTGGTATCTTCGCTGCCTATAAACACCAGGACGTTCAAACGTTCAAGCCAAAAGCGCTGCAACTTGCCAGGAGGATTAGACACCGTGGTCCAGATTGGTCCGGTAATGTGATCAAGAACACTACAATTTTGGCACACGAAAGATTGGCCATCGTTGGCCTTGATTCCGGAGCCCAGCCTATCACCAGTCCATGCGGTAACTACACGTTGTGTGTCAATGGTGAAATCTACAACCATATCAAGATCAGAGAAGAGTTCTCTGAGTACCCATTTGCCACATTAAGCGATTGTGAGCCCATTATTCCACTTTATCAGAAATACGACATTGACACTCCAAAATACTTGGATGGTATGTTCGCGTGGTGTCTGTACGACGCCAAGCAGGACCGTATCGTGGCTGCTAGAGACCCCATCGGTATCACCACTCTTTACATGGGTCGTAACTCTCTGTCGCCCAAGACCGTCTACTTTGCGTCAGAGCTGAAGTGTCTAACGGATGACTGTGACAACATTATCGCTTTCCCACCTGGACATGTCTACGACTCCAAGACGGACAAGATCACCCGTTACTTTACCCCAGACTGGTTGGACGAACAACGTATTCCATCTGAGCCCTTGAACTACAAGCAAATTAGAGAGTCTTTGGAGAAGGCCgtgagaaagagattgatgGCCGAAGTGCCATACGGTGTGCTGCTATCTGGTGGGCTGGACTCCTCGTTGATCGCTTCGATCGCAGCTCGTGAGACGGAGAAGGCCAACAATGAAATAGACGTTCAGGCATACGACTCCGAGGCAAAGCATCTAGCTGGGATTGACGACTCTGGACATCTGCGCAGTGCTGGCTGGTCTCGTTTGCACTCCTTCGCCATCGGTCTGCCCAACGCACCAGATTTGCAGGCTGCCCGTAAAGTGGCCAAGTTCATCGGCTCGATCCACCACGAGCACACTTTCACACTGCAGGAAGGTCTAGACGCCCTGGACGACGTCATCTACCACTTGGAGACTTACGACGTTACCACCATCAGAGCCTCGACACCAATGTTCTTGCTGTCGAGAAAGATCAAGGCACAAGGTGTCAAGATGGTGCTGTCCGGCGAAGGTTCAGACGAAATCTTTGGTGGGTACCTATACTTTGCACAAGCACCAAACGCCAGTGAGTTCCACACTGAATCCGTAAAGCGTGTCAAGAACCTGCATCTCGCCGACTGTTTGAGAGCAAACAAGTCCACAATGGCCTGGGGTCTGGAGGCTCGTGTGCCGTTCCTAGACAAGGATTTCCTACAGCTGTGCATGAACATAGatccaaaagagaagatgatcaacaAGGAGAGCGGCCGCATCGAGAAGTACATCCTAAGAAAGGCTTTCGACACCACGGACGAGCCCGAAGTCAAGCCCTACCTGCCAGAAGAGATTCTATGGAGGCAGAAGGAACAATTCTCAGATGGTGTCGGTTATTCCTGGATTGACGGTTTGAAGGACACCGCCGAAAGAGTCATCTCCGATGAGATCTTCGCCGCTCCAAAGTCTTCCTGGGGAGACGACGTCCCAACCACAAAGGAAGCTTTCTGGTACAGACTCAAGTTCGACGCTCTCTTCCCACAGAAGACCGCTGCAGACACAGTCATGAGATGGGTGCCAAAGGCCGACTGGGGATGTGCCGAGGACCCCTCTGGCAGATACGCCAAGATCCACGACCAGCACGTCGAGAACTAA
- the NOC4 gene encoding ribosome biosynthesis protein NOC4 (ancestral locus Anc_3.482), translating into MVLSLENIKQLAKPVTSVYDKRNYNNILKLVNELAGSDLSRACDDEVERTLRFLVMSLFQVFKKLFKRGDLAVGNFKSKTELQQFSNWCRKMYETFKSSLLKIISSVDRENSLVLDSLDVYLQLLEMESVHFASNADAPYFPNRTFRKLIVAMWESDLGGLEQNSSTGESTNPIIGEFIEKYYKNYADIQFYFQSELADLLETEKDRFATVKGMGKWIVAVNHDNHCCNADQELEVFVANPPQVVENESKFKSNFEKNWLVMLNGGVSVPQYKIILLILHRRIIPHLHTPTKLMDFLTDSYNLQNSQDDSAGVIPILALNGLFELMLRFNLEYPNFYMKLYQLITPSLMHVKYRPRFFRLLDTFLASTHLSAHLIASFIKKLARLTLNSSPGAIVTVIPFVYNLLKKHPSCMIMLHNPRFLSDPFMTSEQQTMLKNLKLDYVDPFDADEENPELTHALDSSLWELATLMDHYHPNVATLAKIFAQPFRKLNYNMEDFLDWSYDSLLAAETSRRLKVLPTLEFERFDGLFANDENGQKAYLTGVDW; encoded by the coding sequence ATGGTACTCTCTTTGGAGAAcatcaagcaattggctAAGCCGGTTACTTCGGTGTACGACAAGAGAAACTATAACAACATTCTCAAGCTGGTCAATGAGCTGGCCGGCAGCGATCTGAGTCGGGCATGCGATGACGAGGTCGAAAGGACGCTGCGGTTCCTGGTCATGTCTCTTTTTCAAGTCTTTaagaagcttttcaaaagagGCGACCTTGCAGTAGGGAACTTCAAGAGCAAGACTGAATTGCAGCAGTTTTCCAACTGGTGTAGGAAAATGTACGAGACTTTCAAGAGTTCGTTGCTCAAGATCATATCTAGTGTGGATCGCGAGAATTCTTTGGTTCTTGATTCGCTGGACGTTTATTTGCAGCTTCTGGAGATGGAGTCTGTGCATTTTGCTTCGAACGCAGACGCACCGTACTTCCCCAACAGGACGTTTAGAAAGCTCATTGTGGCAATGTGGGAGTCTGATCTGGGAGGGCTGGAGCAAAATTCCTCTACTGGGGAATCGACAAATCCGATTATCGGAGAATTTATCGAAAAGTACTATAAAAACTATGCCGATATTCAGTTCTACTTTCAGTCCGAGCTGGCCGATTTACTTGAGACGGAGAAAGACCGCTTCGCCACAGTCAAAGGAATGGGGAAGTGGATTGTGGCTGTCAATCATGATAACCATTGCTGCAATGCCGACCAGGAGCTGGAAGTTTTTGTAGCCAATCCCCCGCAAGTGGTAGAAAACGAATCCAAGTTTAAGTCCAATTTCGAGAAAAACTGGCTAGTTATGCTTAATGGCGGTGTATCAGTGCCGCAATACAAGATAATCCTTCTCATTTTGCACAGAAGAATAATACCGCATCTTCATACACCGACCAAGCTGATGGACTTCCTGACGGATTCATACAACTTGCAAAATTCGCAAGATGATTCTGCAGGCGTGATACCTATTCTTGCGTTGAACGGGCTTTTCGAGCTCATGCTGCGTTTCAATCTCGAGTACCCAAATTTTTACATGAAACTCTATCAATTGATCACGCCAAGTCTGATGCACGTCAAGTACAGGCCTCGTTTTTTCAGATTGCTAGATACCTTTTTGGCATCGACTCACCTTTCAGCCCATCTAATTGCGTCCTTCATAAAGAAGCTCGCGCGTTTGACTTTAAATTCGTCGCCAGGCGCTATAGTAACAGTTATCCCTTTTGTTTAcaatcttttgaagaagcatcCAAGCTGTATGATAATGCTGCACAATCCAAGATTTTTGTCGGACCCATTCATGACATCAGAACAGCAAACCATGTTAAAAAACCTAAAATTGGATTATGTAGATCCGTTTGATGCAGATGAGGAGAATCCCGAATTAACACATGCGCTTGACTCTTCACTCTGGGAGCTGGCGACGCTGATGGATCATTATCATCCTAACGTGGCCACTTTGGCTAAAATATTTGCACAACCTTTCAGAAAGCTGAACTATAATATGGAAGACTTTTTAGATTGGAGCTACGATTCTCTGTTGGCAGCAGAGACTTCTAGAAGACTGAAAGTGCTACCTACATTGGAGTTTGAGAGATTTGATGGTCTTTTCGCCAATGACGAAAATGGACAGAAGGCATACTTGACGGGAGTCGATTGGTGA
- the CHO1 gene encoding CDP-diacylglycerol-serine O-phosphatidyltransferase (ancestral locus Anc_3.513), producing MSELRSRKIAMTENEVEERAHAQVFSDESDAEINTPTLSRRASSIFSFSAPPLEPPNETDIELFTSDEYHFSMVRNLHLADFITMLNGFCGFYSIVSCLRFTLTEKPHYVQRAHFFIFLGMCFDFFDGRVARLRNRSSLMGQELDSLADLVSFGVAPASVAFAIGFQTTIDVLVLSFFVLCGLARLARFNVTVAQLPKDSGGKSKYFEGLPMPTTLALVLAMAVLVRQGLIMDKIPLGVFRQGLLFECHPAVFVFFLHGCGMISKSLKIPKP from the coding sequence ATGTCAGAAttgagaagcagaaagatCGCAATGACGGAAAATGAGGTAGAAGAGCGTGCTCATGCGCAGGTGTTCAGTGATGAGAGCGATGCCGAGATCAATACGCCTACGCTAAGCAGAAGAGCATCTAGCATCTTTTCGTTTTCAGCCCCACCACTGGAACCTCCCAATGAGACCGATATTGAGCTGTTTACCAGTGATGAGTACCATTTCAGTATGGTTCGCAATTTACACCTGGCCGATTTTATTACGATGTTGAACGGATTCTGCGGATTCTACTCCATTGTGAGCTGCCTGAGATTCACATTAACGGAAAAACCACACTATGTGCAGCGAGCAcatttcttcatcttcttgggGATGTGCTTCGACttctttgatggaagaGTTGCACGGCTAAGGAACAGATCCTCATTGATGGGCCAGGAGTTGGACTCGCTGGCGGATTTGGTTTCGTTCGGCGTGGCACCGGCCTCGGTCGCGTTTGCCATTGGATTCCAGACAACTATCGATGTTCTGGtgctttctttctttgtgCTATGTGGTCTGGCTAGACTGGCAAGATTCAATGTGACAGTGGCACAATTGCCCAAGGACAGCGGCGGGAAATCTAAATACTTCGAGGGCCTTCCAATGCCAACAACGCTGGCATTGGTCTTGGCCATGGCGGTTCTCGTCAGACAGGGCCTAATAATGGATAAAATTCCACTCGGTGTCTTCAGACAAGGTTTACTGTTTGAGTGCCATCCTGCCGTGTTTGTGTTCTTCCTGCACGGCTGCGGCATGATATCcaagagcttgaagatcCCAAAACCATAG
- the POX1 gene encoding acyl-CoA oxidase (ancestral locus Anc_3.514) — MTRSSTIRGDSPVLNPQKLIQEERSKSKINIDQINTFLESSPERRELTHRLIDEVVNDPILKTETSYYDQTKSEERENTARKIARLSLYMEHDIKEVRKRFRETDLIKELQTDEDNKVAPLSNRDLSIFDKRLSLVANIDPQLGTRVGVHLGLFGNCIKGNGTDEQIRYWLQERGALFIKGIYGCFAMTELGHGSNVAQLQTRAVYNPDGDTFTIDTPDLTATKWWIGGAAHSATHATVYARLIVNNKDYGVKTFVVPLRDPATFQLLPGISIGDIGTKMGRDGIDNGWIQFRNVVIPREFMLSRFTKILRARDGCVTVSTEPQLDQISGYSALLNGRVNMVMDSFRFGSKFAVIATRYAVGRQQFAEKKGKPESQLIDYPLHQFRVLPQLAVAYLVSPAAFKLMDVYYATLEELYKASASANGSTDKNALKVVSQKLKNLFIDSASLKATNTWLVAQLIDELRQSCGGHGYSQYNAFGKGYNDWVVQCTWEGDNSVLSLTSAKSILKKFVDAGTRGKFDEKLDSDSFNYLDPSFLMSVLTGQESTDLDELSDYTRIWAVALVKIMNHVARQIEKTRKIDGVSSLLVMISKFHALHYMLKVYHDKLNSPDSHVTDSKSKESLWDIYKLFSLYFINKHSGEFQQFKIFTPDQISKVIQPQLSELLPKIRAECIALSDAFELPDAMLNAPIGYFDGDIYNNYFNEVVKNNPAEPDGAGKPRYHELLTTMLRRGYEFDERLGGAANAAILARLAK, encoded by the coding sequence ATGACAAGAAGTTCTACCATTAGGGGCGATTCGCCCGTTTTGAATCCCCAGAAGTTAATCCAAGAGGAAAGGTCTAAATCAAAGATTAATATTGATCAGATCAATACGTTCTTGGAATCCAGTCCGGAAAGACGGGAGCTGACGCATCGTCTGATTGATGAGGTTGTTAACGATCCGATTCTGAAGACAGAAACGAGCTATTATGATCAGACCAAGAgtgaagaaagagagaatACTGCCAGAAAGATCGCTCGTTTAAGTCTTTACATGGAGCATGATATCAAGGAAGTTAGAAAGCGTTTCCGTGAGACCGACTTAATCAAGGAGTTGCAAACAGATGAGGACAATAAAGTTGCCCCGTTGTCGAATAGAGATTTGTCGATATTCGATAAGAGGTTGTCGTTGGTGGCCAATATAGATCCTCAGTTGGGTACGCGTGTAGGGGTGCATTTAGGACTGTTTGGAAACTGCATCAAGGGCAATGGAACAGACGAGCAAATCCGTTACTGGTTGCAGGAAAGGGGAGCActtttcatcaaaggaaTCTATGGTTGTTTCGCCATGACCGAGCTGGGGCACGGGTCAAATGTGGCGCAATTGCAAACGAGAGCAGTTTATAATCCAGATGGCGACACCTTCACGATAGATACCCCGGATCTTACCGCAACGAAGTGGTGGATTGGCGGCGCAGCACACTCTGCGACTCATGCTACAGTTTATGCTCGGTTGATTGTTAACAACAAGGATTATGGCGTAAAGACATTTGTGGTTCCCTTGAGGGACCCGGCCACTTTCCAACTGCTGCCAGGGATCTCGATCGGTGATATTGGTACTAAAATGGGGCGTGATGGTATTGACAATGGCTGGATCCAGTTCAGAAACGTTGTAATCCCTCGCGAGTTCATGCTGAGCCGCTTCACCAAGATACTCAGGGCGCGCGATGGTTGTGTCACCGTGTCGACAGAACCCCAGTTAGACCAAATTTCTGGCTATAGTGCATTGCTCAATGGTAGAGTGAATATGGTCATGGATTCCTTCAGATTCGGTTCCAAGTTCGCTGTCATTGCGACTCGTTACGCTGTTGGCAGACAACAGTTTGccgagaagaaaggaaagcCGGAATCTCAACTGATAGACTATCCCTTGCACCAATTCAGGGTACTTCCCCAATTGGCAGTTGCGTATCTGGTTTCCCCTGCCGCTTTCAAGTTGATGGATGTTTACTATGCGACTTTAGAGGAGCTGTATAAGGCATCCGCCTCAGCAAACGGCTCGACGGACaaaaatgctttgaaagtgGTCAGTCAAAAGCTCAAGAATTTGTTCATCGACAGTGCCAGCTTGAAAGCTACCAACACTTGGCTAGTTGCTCAACTGATTGATGAGTTGCGACAATCATGTGGCGGCCACGGCTACTCTCAGTACAATGCATTCGGCAAGGGATATAACGATTGGGTGGTGCAATGCACATGGGAAGGCGACAATAGCGTCTTGTCACTCACGTCTGCCAAGTCCATACTTAAAAAGTTTGTCGATGCCGGAACCCGTGGTAAgtttgatgagaaactaGATAGTGATTCGTTCAATTATTTGGATCCCAGTTTCCTGATGTCGGTTTTGACGGGCCAGGAATCAACAGACTTGGATGAGTTGTCCGATTACACCAGAATTTGGGCTGTAGCGCTGGTCAAGATCATGAACCATGTTGCCAGGCAAATCGAGAAGACCAGGAAAATCGATGGTGTTTCCAGCCTCCTTGTCATGATCTCGAAGTTCCACGCCTTGCATTACATGCTTAAGGTATATCACGACAAGCTAAATTCTCCGGACTCGCATGTAACAGATTCCAAATCGAAAGAATCCTTGTGGGACATCTACAAGCTGTTCTCCCTTTACTTCATTAACAAGCATTCTGGTGAATTTCAGCAGTTCAAAATTTTCACGCCAGACCAAATTTCCAAGGTTATCCAACCACAGCTATCAGAGCTGTTGCCCAAGATCAGGGCAGAGTGCATAGCACTAAGTGACGCATTCGAGCTGCCCGACGCGATGCTAAACGCTCCGATCGGTTATTTTGACGGGGATATCTACAACAACTACTTCAATGAGGTCGTGAAAAACAATCCTGCCGAGCCTGACGGTGCGGGCAAGCCGCGCTACCACGAGCTCTTGACGACCATGTTAAGGAGAGGTTACGAATTTGATGAAAGGCTGGGCGGGGCTGCCAATGCCGCCATCTTGGCAAGATTAGCTAAATGA